In a genomic window of Niallia taxi:
- a CDS encoding response regulator transcription factor: protein MINVLIADDHAIVRSGLSFLIEAQEDMQVVGTAADGLEASYLVERLQPNVVLMDLSMPPGENGLSATKKIKKAFPHINILILTMHDDEEYLYHAFKSGATGYILKNAKDDELLNAIRSVKNGGRYIHSKVSTKMVREHIESPLQEPEFVDSYFLLSNREQEVLPLVALGYGNKEIADKLFISVKTVEAHKANMMSKLGLTTRPELVQYAIKKNLIDL, encoded by the coding sequence ATGATTAATGTGTTGATTGCAGATGATCATGCCATTGTAAGAAGCGGTCTGTCATTTTTAATTGAGGCACAAGAGGATATGCAAGTGGTAGGGACTGCTGCTGATGGTCTTGAAGCTTCTTATTTAGTAGAAAGACTGCAGCCAAATGTAGTTTTAATGGATTTAAGCATGCCTCCTGGAGAGAATGGCCTTTCGGCAACTAAAAAAATTAAAAAAGCTTTTCCACATATTAATATATTAATACTAACGATGCATGATGATGAGGAGTATCTGTATCATGCATTTAAATCAGGCGCAACAGGCTATATTTTAAAGAATGCCAAGGATGATGAGCTGCTGAATGCGATTCGCTCTGTCAAAAATGGAGGGAGATATATTCATTCAAAGGTATCAACAAAAATGGTGCGTGAGCATATTGAGAGTCCTTTGCAAGAGCCTGAATTCGTGGATTCTTATTTTTTATTATCCAATCGTGAGCAGGAGGTCCTTCCATTAGTTGCACTGGGATATGGCAATAAAGAAATTGCTGACAAATTATTCATTTCTGTTAAAACAGTGGAAGCACATAAAGCAAATATGATGAGTAAATTAGGGTTAACAACAAGACCGGAGCTTGTTCAATATGCCATTAAGAAAAATTTAATAGATTTATAA
- a CDS encoding GAF domain-containing protein, with product MTLSLEQKITDILIEIRLQLEVDFVGLAMAAENADGEIVIKWKYVSNNRNNRYQKIVLQVGKGIAGIVWKTARPYVVEDAKKDIQETKDFPLTITEQLVSMAAIPLLNGNEVQAVLLGGFRKKKKLNQEFIDQLISLCTEINPLLLEVRG from the coding sequence TCACAGATATACTAATTGAAATACGACTACAGCTTGAAGTAGATTTTGTTGGGTTAGCGATGGCAGCGGAAAACGCAGACGGAGAAATAGTTATTAAGTGGAAATACGTTTCTAATAATCGCAATAATCGCTATCAAAAAATTGTTCTGCAAGTAGGAAAAGGAATAGCCGGCATTGTATGGAAAACAGCTCGACCATATGTAGTGGAAGACGCAAAAAAAGATATCCAGGAAACGAAGGATTTTCCGTTAACCATAACAGAGCAATTGGTCAGTATGGCAGCTATTCCTCTTTTAAACGGGAATGAGGTTCAAGCTGTTTTATTAGGTGGATTTAGAAAAAAGAAAAAACTGAATCAAGAATTTATAGATCAATTGATTTCTCTTTGTACAGAAATAAACCCATTATTACTTGAAGTAAGGGGATGA
- a CDS encoding Gfo/Idh/MocA family oxidoreductase, which translates to MLTIGYIGNGKSTNRYHLPFVLQRDNIKVKTIYRRNASRDAWEKHPGVNYTTNLDEIMKDEEIQLVVVNTSVESHYEYAKMALDHNKNVLVEKPFMLTAKEAEEIYAYAKEKGLLVQCYQNRRFDSDFLTAKKIMESGKLGELLEVEMHYDYFRPQTPESTHTFTYYNSYLYGHGCHTIDQVISYFGKPDHVHYDVRQLLGTGRMNDYFDLDFYYDKLKVSIKSSFFRLKERPSFVLYGKKGVFVKQTKDRQEEHLKLFYMPDNEDFGIDLPEHYGVLTYLDEDGNYHEEKVVSEVGDYGRVYDGMYQAIINGADKIIKDEQTLLAMEILEKGISYCK; encoded by the coding sequence ATGTTAACAATTGGCTATATTGGCAATGGAAAAAGTACAAACCGTTATCATTTACCATTCGTTTTACAGCGCGATAATATTAAAGTAAAAACAATTTACCGTAGAAATGCCTCACGTGATGCTTGGGAGAAACATCCTGGTGTTAATTATACTACGAATTTGGATGAAATAATGAAGGATGAAGAAATTCAGTTAGTTGTTGTCAATACTTCGGTTGAGTCTCATTATGAATATGCAAAAATGGCTTTAGATCATAATAAAAATGTTCTTGTAGAAAAGCCATTTATGCTGACAGCAAAAGAAGCGGAAGAAATTTATGCATATGCCAAAGAAAAAGGATTATTAGTGCAGTGTTATCAAAATCGCCGCTTCGATTCTGACTTTTTGACTGCTAAAAAGATTATGGAAAGTGGAAAATTAGGCGAGCTGCTTGAAGTAGAAATGCATTATGATTACTTCAGACCACAAACTCCAGAATCTACACACACATTTACGTACTATAATAGCTATTTATATGGACATGGCTGCCATACAATTGATCAAGTGATTTCGTATTTTGGCAAGCCAGATCATGTTCACTATGATGTTAGACAGCTGCTTGGCACTGGCCGTATGAATGATTATTTTGACTTAGATTTTTATTATGACAAGCTGAAGGTTTCCATTAAATCCAGCTTCTTCCGTTTAAAAGAGCGTCCAAGTTTCGTTCTTTACGGAAAAAAAGGTGTGTTTGTTAAACAAACGAAGGATCGCCAAGAGGAGCATTTAAAGCTGTTTTATATGCCTGACAATGAAGATTTCGGTATAGATTTACCAGAGCATTATGGCGTATTAACGTATTTAGACGAAGATGGCAACTATCATGAAGAAAAGGTTGTTTCCGAAGTCGGCGATTATGGCCGCGTCTATGATGGCATGTATCAGGCTATTATTAATGGAGCAGACAAAATTATTAAAGATGAGCAAACCCTTCTAGCAATGGAAATTCTTGAAAAAGGAATTAGCTATTGTAAATAA
- a CDS encoding molybdopterin molybdotransferase MoeA — protein sequence MKLTRKPLQVNSVIEKLWEYRQPGKTELVSIENTTGRFLGEAIIAKSDVPAFDKSPYDGFAIRAEDTIQASQEHSIELEVIDQIGAGTITQKKVQQFQAIRIMTGTQIPFGCDAVIMIELVKEISRDGKSFIQIKRSMKTGENISFQGEDIKAETLLVKKGTKMNPGIQSLLATFGYHQVAVMQKPKIGVLATGDELLDVNEPLAPGRIRDSNSYMVMEQIKRSGAEAIYYGRIADSFAATYAAINKAISEVDMLITIGGVSVGDFDYMPEVYEALGAEILCNKMAMRPGSVTTIANYAGKLLYGLSGNPSACYVGFELYTRPMIRHLLGSDKPFAKKVKAILDTDFPKVNPFTRFVRSKLYAHETKIYVSPIGMDKSNIIYSLAFANSLLILPGGTRGYTKGMEVEVLLLEDQEGSEAY from the coding sequence ATGAAGCTAACTCGAAAACCGCTACAAGTTAACAGCGTAATAGAGAAATTATGGGAATACCGCCAACCTGGTAAAACAGAGCTTGTGTCCATTGAAAATACTACAGGACGCTTCCTTGGTGAAGCTATCATCGCAAAATCGGATGTACCAGCATTCGATAAATCACCGTATGATGGCTTTGCCATACGAGCCGAAGATACGATTCAAGCATCACAAGAGCATAGCATCGAGTTGGAAGTTATTGATCAAATAGGTGCAGGTACAATAACACAAAAAAAGGTTCAGCAATTTCAAGCGATACGTATCATGACAGGTACGCAAATTCCGTTTGGCTGTGATGCAGTGATTATGATAGAGCTAGTTAAAGAGATAAGCAGAGACGGAAAGAGCTTTATACAGATTAAAAGAAGCATGAAAACAGGAGAAAATATTTCTTTTCAAGGTGAGGATATAAAGGCTGAAACTTTGTTAGTTAAAAAAGGAACAAAGATGAATCCTGGTATCCAATCATTGTTAGCCACATTTGGATACCACCAGGTGGCAGTCATGCAAAAACCCAAAATCGGTGTACTTGCTACAGGTGACGAGCTATTGGATGTAAATGAACCACTAGCTCCAGGTAGGATTCGCGATAGTAATAGCTATATGGTAATGGAACAAATCAAACGAAGCGGCGCTGAAGCCATCTACTATGGCAGGATTGCTGACAGCTTTGCAGCTACATATGCTGCCATAAACAAAGCAATAAGTGAAGTGGATATGCTCATAACAATCGGTGGAGTTTCGGTTGGTGACTTTGATTATATGCCAGAGGTCTACGAAGCACTTGGAGCAGAAATTCTTTGCAATAAAATGGCGATGCGGCCAGGAAGTGTCACAACAATAGCAAATTATGCGGGCAAACTATTATATGGATTGTCTGGTAATCCATCCGCTTGTTATGTTGGCTTTGAGCTTTATACTCGGCCAATGATTCGTCATTTATTAGGAAGTGACAAACCATTTGCCAAAAAAGTAAAAGCCATTTTAGACACTGATTTTCCGAAAGTAAATCCTTTTACACGCTTTGTACGCAGCAAGCTTTATGCACACGAAACAAAAATTTATGTCTCACCAATTGGAATGGATAAGTCGAATATCATTTATTCATTAGCATTTGCCAACAGCTTACTGATCCTTCCAGGTGGTACAAGAGGCTATACAAAAGGGATGGAAGTGGAAGTTCTATTACTAGAGGATCAAGAAGGAAGTGAAGCATATTGA
- a CDS encoding MurR/RpiR family transcriptional regulator, which produces MLLRQIESKTNFTTTEKTIADFILENTALMEKISIQELARKTYTSNASIIRFVQKLGIKGFKEFKILLLKSIEQRADLNKEINPDIPFEGDSSLMNISEDIMYLSQQAIKETYHQLKEESLLEMTKHLYHAKRIFLFAAGDSHIRAEGFQNRLWKINKYAVLAKEREEWALNAANLMPEDCALFISYDAKSINDLHAAQLIKKHKVPILLLTSIPESELGNLADVIITVPRLETKEVEKIATYSSQIAFDYILNVLFSAMYQMEYQENRLNQLKRAEVLQQLY; this is translated from the coding sequence TTGTTGTTAAGACAGATTGAAAGCAAAACAAATTTTACGACAACAGAGAAAACAATTGCTGATTTTATACTAGAAAATACAGCATTAATGGAAAAAATATCAATTCAAGAGTTAGCTCGGAAAACATACACCTCTAATGCATCGATCATTCGGTTTGTGCAAAAGCTGGGAATCAAAGGCTTTAAGGAGTTTAAGATCCTGCTTTTAAAGTCGATTGAACAAAGAGCTGATTTAAATAAAGAAATAAATCCAGATATTCCATTTGAAGGTGACTCGTCTCTTATGAATATAAGTGAGGATATTATGTATTTGTCGCAGCAAGCGATTAAAGAGACATATCATCAGTTAAAGGAAGAGTCATTACTGGAGATGACAAAGCATTTATATCATGCCAAGCGTATTTTTCTGTTTGCTGCAGGTGATTCGCATATTCGAGCGGAGGGCTTTCAAAATAGGCTTTGGAAGATTAACAAGTATGCTGTCCTTGCAAAGGAGCGGGAAGAATGGGCATTAAACGCAGCAAACCTTATGCCAGAGGACTGTGCCTTATTCATTAGTTATGATGCAAAGTCTATAAATGATTTACATGCAGCACAATTAATAAAAAAACATAAGGTACCAATCCTGCTACTAACTTCTATACCAGAAAGTGAGCTTGGTAATCTAGCTGATGTAATCATCACAGTGCCTCGCTTAGAAACGAAGGAAGTGGAAAAAATAGCTACATATTCCTCGCAAATAGCATTTGACTACATATTAAATGTCCTTTTTTCGGCAATGTATCAAATGGAATACCAAGAAAATCGATTGAACCAATTAAAAAGGGCAGAGGTTTTACAGCAATTGTACTAA
- a CDS encoding L,D-transpeptidase: MENGARNLIADDENKRGNRFNKKGNSKLIIGIAAAIVVIAIILGGFFYYQSTHFNSQIKINGINIGGLTADQALKKLGSTEYKNVVYIGEDKVFDGEDTKIEYTDDDLPNIKKLLKSQRTWLPSSKAKEFELEPSTDASSFAEIKHQLQDELTDRNKSLTPPKDAQAELKDGKIIITKSEDGKQYDIDGLLKQYEKQQFKSEIHLEAAYITPIKEDNQIVKQEEQKLQELLEQTIDYKVQDKTYALKGSDVIKNATITKDLKITVDPGDIENKVAEINDTQSTLNKNFSFKTHTGSVIQVKGQGYGWALNEEQEAASVQKAFENGDKSLSASNIYGNGWTNEGIGYETTGNNGIGDTYAEVSLAEQKAWIYKNGKLVVTTDVVTGRHNTNEDTHPGVWYILYKRTPYTLKGTSVGHGGAYEVEVDYWAPFTNDGQGFHDASWRTNWASDAYLTAGSGGCVNTPANIMKKVYDNLDTYEPVIVY; this comes from the coding sequence ATGGAGAATGGAGCACGTAATCTTATTGCAGATGACGAGAATAAAAGAGGAAACAGGTTCAACAAGAAGGGTAATTCGAAGCTTATTATTGGAATTGCCGCTGCCATTGTAGTAATAGCAATTATTTTAGGAGGATTTTTCTATTATCAAAGCACTCATTTTAATTCTCAAATAAAAATCAACGGTATAAACATAGGCGGATTGACAGCTGACCAGGCATTAAAGAAATTAGGCTCAACTGAATACAAAAATGTCGTTTATATTGGAGAAGACAAAGTCTTTGATGGTGAGGATACGAAAATAGAATATACAGATGATGACTTACCAAATATCAAAAAATTGTTAAAAAGCCAGCGGACATGGCTGCCTTCTTCCAAAGCAAAGGAATTTGAGTTGGAGCCAAGCACAGATGCTTCATCATTCGCGGAAATAAAGCATCAGCTCCAAGATGAGCTGACAGACAGAAATAAAAGCTTAACACCACCAAAGGACGCACAAGCTGAGCTTAAAGATGGTAAAATTATCATTACAAAAAGTGAAGACGGCAAGCAATATGACATTGATGGACTTCTCAAGCAATATGAAAAACAGCAGTTTAAAAGTGAAATCCATTTGGAAGCTGCTTATATTACACCTATTAAAGAGGATAATCAAATTGTAAAACAAGAAGAGCAAAAACTACAAGAGCTTTTGGAACAAACAATTGATTACAAGGTACAGGATAAAACTTATGCTTTAAAAGGCAGTGATGTCATAAAAAATGCAACTATCACCAAGGATTTGAAAATTACTGTTGATCCAGGTGACATAGAAAATAAAGTAGCAGAAATAAATGACACTCAATCAACCTTAAATAAAAACTTTAGCTTTAAGACACATACAGGTTCAGTTATCCAAGTAAAAGGACAGGGATATGGATGGGCGCTAAATGAAGAACAAGAGGCTGCAAGTGTTCAAAAAGCCTTTGAAAATGGCGATAAATCCCTTTCTGCTTCTAATATTTACGGTAATGGCTGGACAAATGAAGGAATTGGTTATGAAACAACAGGCAACAACGGTATAGGCGATACGTATGCTGAAGTATCCCTTGCAGAACAAAAAGCATGGATTTACAAAAACGGGAAATTAGTAGTAACAACAGATGTTGTAACAGGAAGACATAACACAAATGAAGATACACATCCAGGTGTATGGTATATCCTTTATAAACGAACACCATACACACTTAAAGGAACATCTGTTGGTCATGGCGGTGCATATGAGGTAGAAGTTGACTATTGGGCACCATTTACAAACGATGGTCAAGGTTTCCACGATGCTAGCTGGAGAACAAACTGGGCAAGTGATGCCTATTTAACAGCAGGATCTGGTGGCTGTGTTAATACACCTGCAAACATAATGAAAAAAGTGTATGATAATCTTGACACATACGAACCCGTGATAGTTTATTAG
- a CDS encoding YwiC-like family protein, whose protein sequence is MVLPREHGTWMMFFLPYLLGMVLSGANWLHLFFMIGWFFVFLTSTPLLTIIRKPRHKREMLPWVYKYSVIAIIFLLPILWLKPILLWGGAVLSLLLVVSIYFIKKRQERSLWNNLSGILIFSFGGTAAYIIGQGSLTKDAIMLLIITTLYFMSSAFYVKSLIRERKNTAFKRKSHIFHGLLLLMPFLISVPLLVITYVPSVCKDFLTPRKKAIKPIIIGIIEIINGVVFFIICLYVLK, encoded by the coding sequence ATGGTTTTGCCAAGAGAGCATGGGACGTGGATGATGTTTTTTCTTCCCTATCTGTTGGGAATGGTTTTATCTGGAGCAAATTGGCTGCATCTCTTCTTTATGATAGGCTGGTTTTTCGTTTTTCTAACCTCCACACCATTATTAACGATTATTCGGAAACCACGCCATAAAAGGGAGATGCTGCCATGGGTATATAAGTATAGCGTTATCGCTATTATTTTTTTATTACCAATTCTATGGCTGAAGCCTATTCTCCTATGGGGCGGAGCAGTATTATCATTATTGCTTGTTGTTTCTATTTATTTTATAAAAAAAAGGCAAGAGCGAAGCTTATGGAATAATTTGAGCGGGATTCTTATCTTTTCATTTGGAGGAACTGCCGCCTATATAATTGGGCAAGGGTCACTAACGAAAGATGCCATTATGTTATTAATTATAACCACGCTATATTTTATGAGCAGTGCCTTTTACGTAAAATCATTAATCAGAGAGCGGAAAAACACAGCCTTTAAAAGAAAATCTCATATTTTTCATGGCCTATTATTACTTATGCCTTTTTTAATAAGCGTGCCATTGTTAGTGATAACATATGTACCGAGTGTGTGCAAAGACTTTTTAACTCCTCGAAAAAAAGCTATAAAGCCTATCATTATTGGAATTATTGAAATTATTAATGGGGTTGTATTTTTTATCATATGTTTATATGTACTAAAATAG
- a CDS encoding sensor histidine kinase encodes MGVAMSKQKLIEAMFQKMNDAVFFLKRNEVLYMNPKAMELISKFEVDLFNMPSICHVCNGMTNEKGYQTCSSCFIEGDKNLESFQLFLAKKNDTNSGDIPFSGSYFLLDELEEVNVLVLRNLTNQQETEKLQYQKSLTEYVIHASEEERKRLSRELHDGLAQEIYSALIQLQSMRYTPDFDKVKETASKVETIIVKSLNSIKSMAIDLRPAALDDMGLYAALKSYCKRYEETFGMEVELYSNIQSERFDGNIETMVYRVCTEALINAAKYADVEQVVVYLLAGKKQLRVEVMDEGVGFDLHNIHVKGSGLGLRNMEERISLLGGKVSIETSIGIGTKVLAVIPLEQEDNND; translated from the coding sequence ATGGGAGTTGCCATGTCTAAACAGAAATTAATCGAAGCTATGTTTCAAAAAATGAATGATGCGGTATTTTTTCTGAAGCGAAATGAAGTACTTTATATGAATCCAAAAGCAATGGAGCTTATCAGTAAATTCGAAGTGGATTTATTTAATATGCCGTCAATATGCCATGTTTGTAATGGGATGACGAATGAAAAAGGCTATCAAACCTGCTCAAGCTGCTTTATAGAAGGCGACAAGAATCTAGAATCCTTTCAATTATTTTTAGCGAAAAAAAACGATACAAATTCAGGTGATATTCCATTTAGCGGCAGCTACTTTCTATTGGATGAGCTTGAGGAAGTTAATGTGTTAGTATTAAGAAATTTAACGAATCAACAAGAAACAGAAAAGCTTCAGTATCAGAAGTCATTAACAGAATATGTGATTCATGCGTCAGAGGAAGAGCGAAAACGACTTTCAAGAGAACTGCATGATGGTTTAGCACAAGAAATATACAGTGCGCTCATTCAATTACAGTCAATGCGTTATACACCAGATTTCGATAAAGTAAAGGAAACAGCAAGTAAAGTGGAAACCATTATTGTTAAATCCCTTAACTCCATCAAATCAATGGCAATAGACTTACGTCCAGCCGCATTAGATGATATGGGACTTTATGCTGCACTTAAATCTTATTGTAAAAGATATGAAGAAACATTCGGGATGGAGGTAGAGTTATATAGTAATATTCAATCCGAACGTTTTGATGGCAATATCGAAACAATGGTCTACCGAGTATGCACAGAAGCACTTATAAATGCAGCGAAATATGCCGATGTTGAGCAGGTTGTTGTGTACCTATTGGCTGGTAAAAAGCAGCTTCGTGTAGAAGTTATGGACGAAGGGGTAGGCTTTGATTTGCATAATATCCATGTTAAGGGCTCAGGCCTTGGCCTTCGTAATATGGAGGAGAGAATTTCTCTACTTGGGGGAAAGGTTTCTATCGAGACATCCATTGGCATCGGAACAAAGGTTTTAGCTGTTATTCCATTAGAACAGGAGGATAACAATGATTAA
- a CDS encoding Cof-type HAD-IIB family hydrolase — MQKIIFMDVDGTLVTDNGVIPYSAIQAIQTARRNGHLVLLCTGRSKSILFPEVIDIGFDGIVGAAGGYIELDGTVFSHDVIVKEDLHTLIDYFNEQKIDFFFESNAGLFASKSCKQRIRGIIDSLLVVQQESKEELQNWLQSFYDSLIEEDEIVREDINKVAFLGSDYPIEKISQQFSTMFTVIPSTVPFFGENSGEISLLGVHKATAIEKIIQHLDINKENTFAFGDGLNDIEMLSFVQYGIAMGNANEEVKRAAADITDRHDEDGIYNSFKKYGLI; from the coding sequence ATGCAAAAAATTATTTTTATGGATGTAGACGGAACACTTGTAACAGATAATGGGGTAATTCCTTATTCAGCTATTCAAGCAATACAAACAGCTAGGAGAAACGGTCATTTAGTTCTTTTATGTACAGGAAGATCTAAATCAATTTTGTTTCCAGAAGTAATAGATATTGGTTTTGATGGAATTGTTGGAGCAGCAGGTGGTTATATCGAGCTAGATGGAACTGTATTTTCACATGATGTAATCGTGAAGGAGGACCTGCATACATTAATCGATTATTTTAATGAGCAGAAAATCGACTTCTTTTTTGAATCCAATGCTGGATTATTTGCTAGTAAAAGCTGTAAGCAGCGAATAAGGGGTATAATTGATTCTTTACTAGTAGTACAGCAAGAGTCAAAAGAGGAGCTGCAGAATTGGCTGCAGTCCTTTTATGACAGTTTAATAGAAGAAGATGAGATAGTAAGAGAAGATATCAATAAGGTAGCTTTTTTAGGATCTGATTATCCTATTGAGAAGATCAGCCAGCAATTTTCAACAATGTTTACGGTCATTCCAAGCACAGTACCGTTTTTCGGTGAAAATAGTGGGGAGATATCGTTATTAGGGGTACATAAAGCAACTGCAATTGAGAAGATCATTCAGCATTTAGACATAAACAAAGAAAATACGTTTGCATTTGGAGATGGGCTGAATGATATTGAAATGCTTTCATTTGTTCAATATGGGATTGCCATGGGCAATGCTAATGAGGAAGTGAAGAGAGCAGCAGCTGATATTACAGATCGCCATGATGAAGACGGGATTTATAATAGCTTTAAGAAATACGGACTTATATAA
- a CDS encoding Lrp/AsnC family transcriptional regulator produces MIRLSSSYSVPNLVLDEIDKTILSMLHENSRVSYTDIAKEVDLSRVAVQMRINNLTEKGVIEKFTTVINPTKIGIHVSAFFNVEVEPQYLEEVAAKLAEEHSVTSLYHMTGPSKLHMHGIFEDNHEMEKFMTEKMYPLRGVVSVDCQILIKRYKSRMGMKL; encoded by the coding sequence ATGATTAGGTTGTCGTCAAGTTATAGTGTCCCCAATTTAGTACTAGATGAAATTGATAAAACGATCCTTTCCATGCTGCATGAAAATAGTCGAGTTTCTTATACTGATATTGCAAAAGAAGTGGATTTGTCCAGAGTTGCAGTCCAAATGCGCATTAATAATTTAACAGAAAAAGGCGTCATTGAAAAATTCACAACTGTTATTAATCCGACAAAAATCGGTATTCATGTATCTGCGTTTTTTAATGTTGAGGTAGAACCTCAATATTTAGAGGAGGTAGCGGCAAAGCTTGCTGAAGAGCATTCTGTCACAAGCTTGTATCATATGACAGGGCCAAGTAAATTACATATGCACGGTATCTTTGAAGATAATCATGAAATGGAAAAGTTTATGACAGAAAAAATGTATCCACTTCGAGGCGTTGTAAGTGTAGATTGCCAAATCCTTATTAAAAGATATAAAAGCAGAATGGGTATGAAGCTGTAA
- the mobB gene encoding molybdopterin-guanine dinucleotide biosynthesis protein B: MILQFVGFQNSGKTTAMEWTIKTLSEKGFKVIAIKHHGHGGPPNSLVKDSTKYHDAGAIASIVEGDGVLHLEMTQQHWNIEKMQSLLAFLDYDLLLIEGYKQEDYQKVVFSSLGEDREKWRSLVNIQFTIPYCKNLEDKRKHVCKVIEWLEGELVNKEK, encoded by the coding sequence TTGATTCTTCAATTTGTCGGCTTTCAAAACAGTGGTAAAACAACAGCGATGGAGTGGACTATTAAAACTTTAAGTGAAAAAGGATTTAAAGTCATTGCGATCAAGCATCATGGTCATGGTGGTCCTCCAAATTCACTTGTGAAAGATTCCACAAAGTATCATGATGCAGGTGCGATTGCCAGTATAGTCGAAGGGGACGGTGTCCTTCATCTAGAGATGACACAACAACACTGGAATATAGAAAAGATGCAGTCACTGCTAGCCTTTTTGGATTATGATTTATTATTAATTGAAGGATATAAGCAGGAAGATTACCAAAAGGTTGTGTTTTCTTCATTAGGTGAAGACCGTGAGAAATGGAGATCTCTTGTCAATATTCAATTCACTATCCCATATTGTAAGAATCTAGAGGATAAACGGAAGCATGTGTGTAAGGTCATTGAATGGTTAGAAGGGGAATTGGTTAACAAGGAAAAATAA
- a CDS encoding molybdenum cofactor guanylyltransferase, which yields MPLNHIYTGIILAGGQSRRFGSQKAFASREGKYFYQYSIDALHPFTSSNYLVAHPEIKSSFQSLKDIIVIEDADVFKGYGPLAGIYSVMAIQNAEWFVVLPIDSPFITTKTIEKLLSHIQDGYDAVVPVINKKQQPLIAVYNKRIQKKIYQALSQKELSMQRFLQQINVKFVEDFDKQHFININFQEDYTTFI from the coding sequence GTGCCATTAAATCATATATATACAGGGATTATTTTAGCTGGTGGGCAATCAAGAAGATTTGGCAGCCAAAAGGCCTTTGCTAGTAGAGAAGGCAAGTATTTTTACCAATACTCTATTGATGCATTGCATCCATTCACCTCTTCTAACTATCTTGTTGCACACCCGGAAATTAAAAGCAGCTTTCAATCATTAAAAGATATAATTGTAATCGAGGATGCTGATGTGTTTAAAGGATACGGTCCACTAGCAGGCATTTATTCTGTAATGGCTATACAAAACGCTGAATGGTTCGTTGTTTTACCTATAGATAGCCCATTCATTACAACTAAAACAATCGAAAAGCTACTCTCACACATCCAGGATGGGTATGATGCAGTAGTACCCGTCATTAACAAAAAACAGCAGCCGCTCATTGCTGTTTATAACAAAAGAATCCAGAAGAAAATCTATCAGGCGTTAAGCCAGAAGGAATTATCGATGCAAAGGTTTTTGCAGCAAATAAACGTGAAGTTTGTAGAAGACTTTGACAAACAGCATTTTATTAATATAAATTTTCAGGAGGATTATACTACGTTTATTTAA